The genome window GCAGCCCGGCAGGGCGCGGATATGAGCGAGCATCGTGTCGATGCCCCCGCGCGTGCCGGCGATGGTGCCGTTGATGCCCTCGCGTGCCAGCAGCAGCGTGCCGCGGGTGCCGGTGCGCGCCGCGCACTCCTCCAGCCCCGGGCGCAGGGCCTCGGGCCGCTCGAAGCGGGTGAACTGGTAGAGGGCGGCAACGACATATCCGGACATGGAGCATCGCCTACTGCGCGGCGGTGGAAAAATCCAGTCCCGGAGCCATGCCCGGCCCCGTCCGGCCCCGAACTTGACCCTTCGGGCCTTTTGGGCTAGATCCTGCCCAATTCCGGGAGTCGCCAGCACTTCCGGTCCCGGGCGCAGCCCGGGATCGCCGTCGGTCAGCGCGTTGCGCCCACCGGCGCACTACTGCTTTGTGCCGCAGGCGCAAAGCGGAAACACCAGCGCCCACCGGCGCACTACTGCTTTGTGCCGCAGGCGCAAAGCGGAAACACCAGCGCCCACCGGCGCACTACTGCTTTGTGCCGGAGGCGCAAAGCGGAAACACCGGCGCCCACCGGCGCGGCGAAAAGACCGCGCCCCGGCGCACCGAGACATCCGCGGCCCTGCCGCGCCCGAGACACCGCCCCGCGGGGGGCAGGACGAAACCCGACGGCAAGGAGCCGCCAATGTTCGAGAACCTGTCGAGCCGGTTGTCCGGCGTCCTCGACAAGCTCACCAAACAGGGTGCGCTGAGCGAGGCCGACGTCTCCACCGCCCTGCGCGAGGTTCGCGTGGCGCTGCTGGAGGCCGATGTTTCCCTGGCCGTCGCGCGCAACTTCGTGACCGCGGTGCAGCAGAAGGCCACCGGCCAGGCGGTGACGAAATCCGTCACCCCGGGCCAGCAGGTGGTCAAGATCGTCCATGACGAGCTGGTCGCCGTGCTGGCGGGCGACAACCCGGAGCCGGGCCGCCTGCGCATCGACAGCCCGCCCGCGCCGATCATGATGGTCGGCCTCCAGGGCTCGGGCAAGACCACCACCACCGCCAAGCTTGCCAAGCGCCTCAGCGAGCGCGAGGGCAAGAAGGTGCTGATGGCCTCGCTCGACACCTCGCGCCCGGCCGCCATGGAACAGCTCGCCGTGCTGGGCCGGCAGATCGGCGTGGACACGCTGCCCATCGTCGTGGGCCAGGACCCCGTCGCCATCGCGAAGCGCGCGAAGAGCCAGGCCGCCCTCGGCGGCTATGACGTCTACCTGCTCGACACCGCCGGCCGCCTGCACGTGAACGACGAGCTGATGGCCGAGGTCGAGGCGGTGCGCGACATCGCCAAGCCGCACGAGACCATCCTCGTGGTCGACGGCCTCACCGGCCAGGACGCGGTGAACGTGGCCGAGCAGTTCGACGGCCGCATCGGCATCTCCGGCGTGGTGCTCACCCGGATGGACGGCGACGGCCGCGGCGGCGCGGCGCTTTCCATGCGCGCGGTCACCGGCAAGCCGATCAAGTTCGTCGGGCTCGGCGAGAAGATGGACGCGCTGGAGGAATTCCACCCCGAGCGCGTGGCCGGCCGCATCCTCGGGATGGGCGACATCGTCTCCCTCGTGGAGAAGGCGCGCGAGACCATCGAGGCCGAAGAGGCCGAGCGCATGATGAAGCGGTTCCAGAAGGGCCGTTTCGACATGAACGACCTTGCGGGCCAGCTCAACCAGATGCTGAAGCTCGGCGGCATGCAGGGCATCATGGGCATGATGCCGGGCATGGGCAAGCTCTCCAAGCAGATGGAGGCCTCCGGCTTCGACGACCGGGTGATCAAGCGCCAGATCGCCATCATCAACTCGATGACCAAGAAGGAGCGCAAGCTGCCCGACCTGATGCAGGCCAGCCGCAAGAAGCGCGTGGCCGCCGGCGCGGGCGTCGAGGTCTCCGAGGTCAACAAGCTGCTGAAGATGCACCGCCAGATGGCGGACATGATGAAGAAGATGGGCAAGATGGGGAAGAAGGGCATGATGCGCGGCGCCCTCTCCCAGATGTTCGGCAAGGGCGGGCTCGACCCCGCGGCGCTGACCGGCCCGCAGGGCGGCCAGGCCCCCGGCGCCGGCGCGCCCGGCGGCCTGCCCCCGGGCTTCCCCGGCATGGGCGGCGGCGGGCTGCAGCTCCCCCCCGGCCTCTCGGGCTTCGGCAAGAAGAAATGAGCGGGATGACCGCCCTCCCCTCCATCCCGGTGCTGGAGACCGAGCACCTGCGCCTGCGCGCGCCGATGCTGTCGGATTTCGGCGCCTATGCGGCGTTCCGGGCCTCGGAGCGGTCGCGGATCGTGGGCGGGCCCTATTCGGAATGGTCCAGCTTCTCGGATTTCTCGGCGATGATCGGCCACTGGGCCCTGCGCGGCTTCGGCCGCTGGATGGTCGCCGACCGGACGAGCGACGCGCCGCTCGGCGTCGTCGGTCCGTTCATGCCCTACGGCTGGCCGGAGCCGGAGATCGCCTGGACGGTGTTCGACGGGGCCGAAGGGCGGGGCGTCGCCCATGAGGCGGCGCTGGCCGCACGCAGCTTTGCCTACCAGACCCTCGGCTGGAAAACCGCCATCAGCATGATCGTGGCGGAGAACACCCGCTCGCAGGCGCTGGCCCGCCGTCTCGGCGCCACGCCCGACGGCACGTTCCGCCACGCCGAGTTCGGCGATTTCACCATCTGGCGGCACCCCGGCCCGGAGGAGGCCCCCCGATGACCGAGACCATTACCGGACAGACCAACGCGGAGCGCGCGGCCGCCCTCCTGGCCCGCCACCGCGCCAGCATCGACAACCTCGATGCCATCCTGATCCACACCCTGGCCGAGCGTTTCAAGGAAACGCAGGCGGTGGGGCAGCTGAAGGCGGAATATGACCTGCCGCCCTCGGACAAGACCCGCGAGGAGGCGCAGATCGCGCGTCTGCGCGCCAAGGCCGTGGAGGCCGGGCTCGACCCGGTCTTCGCAGAGAAATTCCTGAACTTCGTGATCGCGGAAGTCATCCGCCACCACGAGCAATTCCAGAAATAGGGGCACAGCCCCTTCCCCCACCTGTCAAGGAGACTATACATGGCCATGAAAATCCGGCTCGCCCGCGGCGGTTCCAAGAAGCGCCCGCATTACTCCATCGTTGCCGCCGACAGCCGCATGCCGCGCGACGGCCGCTTCCTGGAGAAGCTGGGCACCTACAACCCGCTCCTCGCCAAGGACAGCAAAGACCGCGTGAAGCTCGACGTCGAGCGCGCGCAGTACTGGATCAGCAAGGGCGCGCAGCCGACCGACCGCGTGAGCCGCTTCCTGGAAGCCGCCGGTGCCGTCGAGAAGAAGGAGCGCGCCAACCTGAAGAAGGGCGCACCGCACAAGGCCGCCCAGGACCGTGCGAAGGAGCGCGCCGAGAAGGCCGCCGCCGCCGCGGCTCCCGCCGAGGACACCGCCGCCGAGTGATCGGCCCGGTCTCGGGGCGCGACCTCGGGTCGGGTGGAGCAAGCACGCCCCCGGCCGCGCCCCGCGCCATTCCGCCCCGGCCCGCGCGCCGGGGCCTCCCGGCCCGCCACGGGGCGGCCGGTTCAGGGCTTGAGGGGAGTGCGGTCTCATGTCGGGACCCGATCGTGACAGCATGATCTGCGTCGGCGCCATTGCCGGCGCCTTCGGCGTGCGCGGCGAGGTGCGGGTGAAGAGCTTCTGCTCCGAGCCCGAGGACATCGCCGGCTACGCCCCCCTCTCCACCGAGGACGGGGCCCACAGCTACACCCTGAAGATCACCCGCGCCGTGAAGGGCGGGCTCGCCTGCTGGCTGGGCGGTGTGAAGACCCGCGAGCAGGCGGAGGCCCTGCGCGGCGTCCGGCTCTTCGCGCCGCGGGACCGGCTTCCGGCCCTGCCGGACGACGAATTCTACCATGCCGACCTGATCGGCCTCGACGTGCTGGACACCGGCGGCGCCCGGCTCGGCCGGCTGCACGCCATCCATGACCACGGCGCCGGAGATTTCCTGGAGATCACCGGGCCCGGACTGAAGACCCCGCTGCTCATCCCCTTCACCCTCGAGGCCGTGCCCACCGTCGACCTCGCGGCCCGCCGCATCATCGTCGACCCGCCCGTCGAGGTGCTGGGCGAGGGGCGTGGCGGCGAGGAGGACGACACCGAATGACCGACACTCCCGGCAGCGACGATGACACCGGCGCGCCGGAGACCCCGGGCCGCAGCCACGGGCGCCTCGCGATCCGACCCTCCGCCGCCCCGCGCGAGCTGATGGGCCCGACGCCGGAGGTGAAGGGCGTGTGGCGTGCCAAGGTGCTCACGCTCTACCCCGGCATGTTCCCCGGCATCCTCGGCCAGTCGCTCACCGGCCGTGCGCTGGACCACGGGCTCTGGGCGCTGGAACCGATCGACATCCGCATGTTCGCCCGGGACCGGCACCGCACGGTGGACGACACGCCCGCCGGCGGCGGCCCCGGCATGGTGATGCGGCCCGACGTCGTCTCCCGCGCCATCGACTTCGCCCAGCCGGCGGTGGACCGGGCGCGCTGGCCGCTCATCTACCTCTCGCCACGCGGGAAGCCCTTCGACCAGGCGATGGCCCGGCGCCTGTCGCGGGCCGAGGGCGTCACCCTGCTGTGCGGCCGGTTCGAGGGCGTGGACGAGCGCCTGCTCGAGGCCCGGCAGGTGGAAGAGGTGTCGCTGGGCGATTTCGTGCTGACCGGCGGCGAACTGGCCGCTCAGGTCTTGATAGATGCCACGGTTCGGCTTATACCCCGCGTCCTTGGGAATGCCGAGTCGGTGGTGGAGGAATCCTTTTCCTCCGGGCTCTTGGAACACCCGCACTACACGAGGCCGCAGGACTGGGAAGGCCGCGCGATACCGGAGGTTCTCCTTTCCGGACATCACGCGAAGATCGCCGAATGGCGCAAAGCGCAGTCCGAACGCCTGACACAGGAACGACGTCCCGACCTCTGGCGGGCCCATCTGGCACAGTCC of Paroceanicella profunda contains these proteins:
- the trmD gene encoding tRNA (guanosine(37)-N1)-methyltransferase TrmD; this translates as MTDTPGSDDDTGAPETPGRSHGRLAIRPSAAPRELMGPTPEVKGVWRAKVLTLYPGMFPGILGQSLTGRALDHGLWALEPIDIRMFARDRHRTVDDTPAGGGPGMVMRPDVVSRAIDFAQPAVDRARWPLIYLSPRGKPFDQAMARRLSRAEGVTLLCGRFEGVDERLLEARQVEEVSLGDFVLTGGELAAQVLIDATVRLIPRVLGNAESVVEESFSSGLLEHPHYTRPQDWEGRAIPEVLLSGHHAKIAEWRKAQSERLTQERRPDLWRAHLAQSSSGSPAGEAELSDAATNSAAHSGHQKG
- the ffh gene encoding signal recognition particle protein, with translation MFENLSSRLSGVLDKLTKQGALSEADVSTALREVRVALLEADVSLAVARNFVTAVQQKATGQAVTKSVTPGQQVVKIVHDELVAVLAGDNPEPGRLRIDSPPAPIMMVGLQGSGKTTTTAKLAKRLSEREGKKVLMASLDTSRPAAMEQLAVLGRQIGVDTLPIVVGQDPVAIAKRAKSQAALGGYDVYLLDTAGRLHVNDELMAEVEAVRDIAKPHETILVVDGLTGQDAVNVAEQFDGRIGISGVVLTRMDGDGRGGAALSMRAVTGKPIKFVGLGEKMDALEEFHPERVAGRILGMGDIVSLVEKARETIEAEEAERMMKRFQKGRFDMNDLAGQLNQMLKLGGMQGIMGMMPGMGKLSKQMEASGFDDRVIKRQIAIINSMTKKERKLPDLMQASRKKRVAAGAGVEVSEVNKLLKMHRQMADMMKKMGKMGKKGMMRGALSQMFGKGGLDPAALTGPQGGQAPGAGAPGGLPPGFPGMGGGGLQLPPGLSGFGKKK
- a CDS encoding GNAT family N-acetyltransferase; this translates as MTALPSIPVLETEHLRLRAPMLSDFGAYAAFRASERSRIVGGPYSEWSSFSDFSAMIGHWALRGFGRWMVADRTSDAPLGVVGPFMPYGWPEPEIAWTVFDGAEGRGVAHEAALAARSFAYQTLGWKTAISMIVAENTRSQALARRLGATPDGTFRHAEFGDFTIWRHPGPEEAPR
- the rimM gene encoding ribosome maturation factor RimM (Essential for efficient processing of 16S rRNA), whose amino-acid sequence is MSGPDRDSMICVGAIAGAFGVRGEVRVKSFCSEPEDIAGYAPLSTEDGAHSYTLKITRAVKGGLACWLGGVKTREQAEALRGVRLFAPRDRLPALPDDEFYHADLIGLDVLDTGGARLGRLHAIHDHGAGDFLEITGPGLKTPLLIPFTLEAVPTVDLAARRIIVDPPVEVLGEGRGGEEDDTE
- the rpsP gene encoding 30S ribosomal protein S16, with product MAMKIRLARGGSKKRPHYSIVAADSRMPRDGRFLEKLGTYNPLLAKDSKDRVKLDVERAQYWISKGAQPTDRVSRFLEAAGAVEKKERANLKKGAPHKAAQDRAKERAEKAAAAAAPAEDTAAE
- a CDS encoding chorismate mutase — protein: MTETITGQTNAERAAALLARHRASIDNLDAILIHTLAERFKETQAVGQLKAEYDLPPSDKTREEAQIARLRAKAVEAGLDPVFAEKFLNFVIAEVIRHHEQFQK